In Nonomuraea sp. NBC_00507, the following are encoded in one genomic region:
- a CDS encoding metallophosphoesterase family protein, which yields MLLVAAVGAWLGIFFSGTVRAQVGPVETGMSLRPAWNGETVVDASPLGTLTFRTHDAPLRLRITLENIDQQRARAFIEDPRLADRLPQLIESDLLDGVRALAIRSLLCAGAGALLAVLMVFRRPRVALLGLLAASVALTGTAALAALTFRPSSLVEPRYSGLVAAAPSLVGSAEAIVTRFESYRSQLTKLVTNVSKLYDTVSTLPLYDADPRSIRVLHVSDIHINPIAWNVIRSLKDQFAVDLIIDSGDISDHGTKAENKFLDEIGRLGVPYVYVRGNHDSMTTQKAVEKQKNAVVLDNKTQTVAGLAIYGLGDPRFTPDLSVPVDSSPATLLRFARAHLAKVGKADVVAVHDPDVGKGFSGAAPMILAGHTHERKTTMLPSGTRMLIQGSTGGAGLRALEHAQPTPVQASVLYFDKETKRLQAWDDITLGGLGEQSVYIQRHVEPDPHRMISPEPTNAPSPTGSVSGTPSPNAGPPLWHQGQSSPMLQRSPTEGGRES from the coding sequence GTGCTGCTCGTGGCCGCCGTGGGCGCGTGGCTGGGGATCTTCTTCAGCGGCACCGTGCGTGCTCAGGTGGGTCCCGTCGAGACCGGCATGTCCCTCCGGCCGGCCTGGAACGGCGAGACGGTCGTGGACGCCAGCCCGCTCGGCACGCTCACGTTCCGCACCCACGACGCGCCGCTGCGGCTGCGCATCACGCTCGAGAACATCGACCAGCAGCGCGCAAGGGCCTTCATCGAGGATCCGCGCCTGGCCGACCGACTGCCCCAGCTCATCGAGAGCGATCTGCTGGACGGCGTGCGGGCCCTCGCCATCCGCTCGCTCCTGTGCGCCGGCGCCGGGGCGCTGCTCGCGGTCCTGATGGTGTTCAGACGCCCGCGCGTGGCCCTGCTGGGCCTCCTGGCGGCCTCGGTGGCGCTCACCGGGACCGCCGCGCTCGCCGCGCTCACCTTCCGCCCGAGCTCGCTCGTGGAGCCCCGCTATTCGGGCCTGGTCGCCGCCGCGCCGTCTCTGGTGGGCAGCGCGGAGGCGATCGTGACGCGTTTCGAGTCGTACCGGTCCCAGCTCACCAAACTTGTGACGAACGTCTCAAAGCTCTACGACACGGTCTCCACCCTCCCCCTGTACGACGCCGACCCTAGATCCATCCGGGTCCTCCATGTCTCCGATATCCACATCAACCCGATCGCCTGGAACGTCATCCGCTCGCTCAAGGACCAGTTCGCCGTGGACCTGATCATCGACTCGGGCGATATTTCCGACCATGGCACCAAGGCTGAGAACAAGTTCCTCGACGAGATCGGCCGCCTCGGGGTCCCGTACGTGTACGTACGCGGCAACCACGACTCCATGACCACCCAGAAAGCGGTCGAGAAGCAGAAGAACGCCGTGGTCCTGGACAACAAGACCCAAACAGTGGCCGGCCTGGCCATCTACGGCCTGGGCGATCCCCGCTTCACCCCTGACCTGTCGGTGCCCGTCGACTCGAGCCCGGCGACTCTGCTGCGATTCGCCCGCGCTCACCTCGCCAAGGTCGGCAAGGCCGACGTGGTGGCCGTACACGACCCGGACGTCGGCAAGGGCTTCAGCGGCGCCGCGCCCATGATCCTCGCCGGCCACACCCATGAACGTAAGACGACCATGCTGCCGTCCGGCACCCGCATGCTCATCCAGGGCTCCACCGGGGGCGCCGGCCTGCGCGCCCTCGAACACGCCCAGCCCACCCCGGTCCAGGCCTCGGTTCTATACTTCGACAAGGAGACCAAACGTCTGCAGGCGTGGGACGACATCACGCTGGGCGGGCTGGGGGAGCAGTCGGTGTACATCCAGCGTCACGTGGAGCCCGACCCACATCGTATGATTTCCCCAGAGCCAACGAACGCCCCGTCGCCAACGGGATCGGTCAGCGGCACGCCATCGCCGAACGCCGGTCCACCACTTTGGCATCAGGGGCAATCGTCCCCTATGCTTCAGAGGTCTCCGACGGAAGGCGGCAGGGAATCCTGA
- a CDS encoding metallopeptidase family protein, with protein sequence MAGVIEVSREKFEELVAEALDTIPADLAAAMSNVVVVVVDDPPEPHLLGLYTGVPLTERGDWYSGVLPDRIEIYRNPICQICDSEDDVIDEVRITVVHEVGHHFGIDDARLHELGW encoded by the coding sequence ATGGCAGGTGTGATCGAGGTATCGCGGGAGAAGTTCGAGGAACTCGTGGCCGAAGCGCTGGACACGATTCCCGCTGACCTCGCAGCAGCCATGAGCAATGTCGTCGTCGTTGTGGTCGATGATCCGCCGGAGCCCCACCTGCTCGGCCTGTACACCGGTGTCCCCCTCACCGAACGCGGCGACTGGTACTCAGGAGTCCTGCCCGACCGCATCGAGATCTACCGCAATCCCATCTGCCAAATTTGCGATTCCGAGGACGACGTGATCGACGAGGTGCGCATTACGGTCGTGCACGAGGTCGGGCACCACTTCGGGATCGATGACGCAAGGCTCCACGAGCTGGGTTGGTAA
- a CDS encoding PspC domain-containing protein: MSEYHEHNVKKLRRTEKGRIVAGVCSGIGEYVGIDANMIRIALAIATLFGGLGVGVYAIGWLLMPDEHSDTSIVQDLISKSQNRSTSTDWSGEHKPQS, translated from the coding sequence ATGAGCGAATACCACGAGCACAACGTCAAGAAACTCCGCCGCACCGAGAAGGGCCGGATCGTCGCGGGCGTCTGCTCCGGCATCGGGGAGTACGTCGGCATCGACGCGAACATGATCCGCATCGCGCTGGCGATCGCGACGCTGTTCGGCGGCCTGGGCGTGGGTGTCTACGCGATCGGCTGGCTCCTCATGCCGGACGAGCACAGCGACACCTCGATCGTGCAGGACCTGATCAGCAAGTCGCAGAACCGCAGCACGAGCACCGACTGGAGCGGCGAGCACAAGCCCCAGTCATGA
- a CDS encoding ketose-bisphosphate aldolase, translating into MLTTGKVLLAVANERNFAVPAFNISDYAMFNGIVDISEERNAPLFIGIHPDEVRHIGVDVIAAMTQRAHRSSVPIAIHWDHGATYREMLTAIRIGFTSVMIDASMQSFEDNIAISKKVADTAHAVGVSVEAELGTIGKTDGEAEDGSDAIIYTDPADAVTFVQATGVDSLAVAIGTYHGIYPKTLKPELKLDLLKEIKDRVKIPLVLHGGSGNPDEEIAQSVKLGINKINISSDIKLAYHMKMREVLADESLREPLSIQPPCIDAMKAVAGQKIDLFEAAGKASLY; encoded by the coding sequence ATGCTGACGACCGGCAAGGTGCTCTTGGCTGTCGCGAATGAAAGAAACTTCGCCGTGCCCGCCTTCAACATCAGCGACTACGCCATGTTCAACGGCATCGTGGACATCAGCGAGGAGAGGAACGCGCCGCTTTTCATCGGGATCCATCCCGACGAGGTACGGCACATCGGAGTGGACGTGATCGCCGCGATGACCCAACGAGCCCATCGCTCGTCCGTGCCGATCGCGATTCACTGGGACCACGGCGCGACCTATCGGGAGATGCTGACCGCGATCCGGATCGGCTTCACCTCGGTGATGATCGATGCCTCGATGCAGTCCTTCGAGGACAACATCGCGATCTCCAAGAAGGTCGCTGATACCGCGCACGCGGTCGGCGTGTCGGTCGAGGCGGAGCTGGGGACGATCGGCAAGACCGACGGCGAGGCCGAAGACGGCAGCGACGCGATCATCTACACTGACCCGGCGGACGCCGTGACCTTCGTGCAGGCAACGGGGGTGGACAGTCTCGCCGTGGCCATCGGCACCTATCACGGCATTTACCCGAAGACCCTGAAGCCGGAGCTCAAGCTCGACCTGCTGAAGGAAATCAAGGATCGGGTCAAGATCCCACTCGTGCTGCACGGCGGCTCGGGCAATCCTGACGAAGAGATTGCGCAATCGGTCAAGCTCGGTATTAACAAGATTAATATCTCCAGTGACATCAAGCTGGCCTACCACATGAAGATGCGCGAAGTCCTGGCCGATGAGAGCCTGCGTGAACCGCTCTCCATACAGCCGCCGTGCATCGATGCGATGAAGGCGGTGGCCGGGCAGAAGATTGACCTCTTCGAAGCGGCCGGCAAGGCATCTCTGTACTGA
- a CDS encoding carbohydrate ABC transporter permease has protein sequence METAKLDPAASPGAAKSASESSTDGRRRTRPFPVQRVVPYGYLSPTLILIFVLMIIPIAMVVSYSFKDNVIVEQNPVFAGLANYTTVLTDPDFLAALKNTFIFITVSTVAHLGLGLAFATMLNTPLLSGVTKAIFRIVYILPWLFTVAVIAVIWRLMLDPSGVVNHILSTIGVMREEVSWLSDPNMALWALTFINIWAGFPFFMISILAGLQGISPVLYEAASVDGASTFRQFRNVTIPQLKPVLLSMAVLDLIWTSQQFALIWMTTGGGPLNVTEMLSTYTYKQAFSSYEFATASAAAVIVLLLTMILAFFYVRLQKER, from the coding sequence ATGGAAACCGCGAAACTCGATCCCGCGGCCTCCCCGGGAGCCGCAAAATCGGCATCGGAATCCTCCACGGACGGAAGGAGAAGGACGCGGCCCTTCCCCGTGCAGCGTGTCGTCCCGTACGGCTATCTCTCGCCGACGCTGATATTGATCTTTGTTCTGATGATCATACCCATCGCGATGGTGGTCAGCTATTCGTTCAAGGACAACGTGATCGTCGAGCAGAATCCGGTCTTCGCCGGCCTCGCCAACTACACCACGGTGCTCACCGATCCTGATTTCCTGGCAGCGCTGAAGAACACGTTCATCTTCATCACCGTGAGCACTGTCGCTCACCTCGGCCTTGGGCTGGCCTTCGCGACGATGCTCAACACGCCGTTGCTGAGCGGAGTGACGAAAGCCATCTTCCGCATTGTCTACATCCTGCCCTGGCTGTTCACGGTCGCCGTGATCGCGGTCATCTGGCGGCTCATGCTGGACCCGTCCGGTGTGGTCAACCACATCCTGAGCACGATCGGCGTGATGCGAGAGGAAGTGAGCTGGCTCTCCGACCCGAACATGGCGCTCTGGGCATTGACATTCATCAACATCTGGGCCGGCTTCCCCTTCTTCATGATCAGCATCCTCGCCGGGTTGCAGGGGATCTCGCCCGTTCTGTACGAAGCGGCCTCCGTGGACGGCGCAAGCACTTTCCGCCAGTTTCGCAATGTGACGATTCCACAGCTGAAACCGGTACTCCTCAGCATGGCCGTGCTCGACCTCATCTGGACCTCTCAGCAGTTCGCCCTCATCTGGATGACTACCGGTGGTGGCCCGCTCAATGTCACCGAGATGCTCAGCACCTACACCTACAAGCAAGCCTTCAGCAGTTACGAGTTCGCCACCGCGTCCGCCGCCGCCGTCATCGTCCTGCTGCTCACGATGATTCTGGCCTTCTTCTACGTTCGCCTGCAAAAGGAGAGGTGA
- a CDS encoding ABC transporter substrate-binding protein: MTGGSTRLQGRTRRLLRVMAVAVIGATVVGCGSNSGSSAGSSGDGTITLEFAQWWAPELPTGSFDKLMSEFTAQNPTIKVKLLSGPYASTKQQLVSGAASRTLPDVVGLDGAWVSDFAKQGAIADLSELMAAAKYDSSQLASQIQVKGKTYMIPVVNFVYPLFVNNDLLSKAGLKTPPSTRTEFLEAAKKISALGGNVKGWALPLDTAVPNGVQNDVMSWLWASGGSMLTKDGKPDLTGQGVKSTVEYVKSLNDAGVISPGALTMKEQDKVEKFSTGQVGMVIDSLAHITLIKKNNPELDFTVVPVPAEDSYTGKRGIPYASWGIGVAESSEHKTEAFKLVQFLMNKQANAQLSTLANGFPGNKTAEPDFSKSDPLFKTAFDIYKAGYPANEFVGLPKSEDLMRSFDEQLQLVLTGKQGVDDALNNAQQAWTPVL; the protein is encoded by the coding sequence ATGACCGGAGGCAGCACCCGGTTGCAGGGCCGGACGAGGCGACTGCTCAGGGTGATGGCGGTGGCGGTGATCGGCGCCACGGTCGTGGGGTGTGGTTCTAACTCGGGATCAAGCGCGGGATCAAGCGGGGACGGGACCATCACGCTGGAGTTTGCGCAGTGGTGGGCGCCGGAGCTGCCAACGGGATCGTTCGACAAGCTCATGTCGGAATTCACCGCGCAGAACCCGACCATCAAGGTCAAGCTGTTGAGTGGTCCGTACGCGTCCACGAAGCAGCAGTTGGTGTCCGGAGCGGCGTCGAGGACGCTGCCTGATGTTGTGGGCCTCGACGGTGCATGGGTGAGCGACTTCGCCAAGCAGGGTGCCATCGCTGACCTGTCCGAGCTCATGGCAGCTGCGAAGTACGACTCAAGCCAGCTCGCGAGCCAGATACAGGTCAAGGGGAAGACCTACATGATCCCCGTCGTGAACTTCGTCTACCCCCTGTTCGTCAACAACGATCTGCTCTCGAAGGCGGGGCTCAAGACGCCTCCGAGCACGCGCACGGAGTTCTTGGAGGCGGCCAAGAAGATCAGCGCACTTGGCGGCAACGTCAAAGGCTGGGCCCTGCCACTCGACACCGCTGTTCCCAACGGCGTCCAGAATGACGTGATGTCATGGCTGTGGGCATCGGGCGGCAGCATGCTCACCAAGGACGGGAAGCCCGATCTGACCGGCCAAGGCGTCAAGAGCACCGTGGAGTACGTCAAGAGCTTGAACGACGCGGGCGTCATCTCGCCCGGAGCACTCACCATGAAAGAGCAGGACAAGGTCGAAAAGTTCTCCACCGGTCAGGTCGGCATGGTGATCGATTCCTTGGCCCACATCACGCTGATCAAGAAGAACAATCCCGAGTTGGACTTCACGGTGGTGCCGGTCCCGGCCGAGGACAGCTACACCGGCAAGCGCGGCATCCCGTACGCGTCCTGGGGCATCGGCGTCGCCGAGTCCTCGGAACACAAGACCGAGGCGTTCAAGCTGGTCCAGTTCTTGATGAACAAGCAGGCGAATGCGCAGCTGAGCACGTTGGCGAACGGCTTTCCTGGCAACAAGACGGCCGAGCCGGACTTCAGCAAGAGTGACCCGCTGTTCAAGACGGCCTTCGACATCTACAAGGCGGGATATCCCGCCAACGAGTTCGTGGGGTTGCCGAAGTCCGAAGACCTGATGCGCAGCTTCGATGAGCAACTGCAGCTCGTGCTCACCGGCAAGCAAGGTGTCGACGACGCCCTCAACAATGCGCAACAGGCCTGGACGCCGGTGCTCTGA
- a CDS encoding barstar family protein, with amino-acid sequence MTDEAAFYLAMGEAINGPGGYFGRNLDALDDCLRSLTGRSPVTGNGQ; translated from the coding sequence ATCACTGATGAGGCCGCCTTCTACCTGGCGATGGGAGAGGCGATCAACGGGCCTGGCGGCTACTTCGGCCGGAATCTCGATGCGCTGGACGACTGCCTGCGGTCCTTAACTGGCCGTTCTCCTGTCACGGGGAACGGCCAGTGA
- a CDS encoding DUF4279 domain-containing protein yields MIVEQQVYFMIRSDELDPGQISQYVGVEPTRSEAKESRRGRKSGRLLPPRHEWMLDSGLAETASLNEQVEAVMNQLAGAWDRIGELTAGGAAATLVMLRSFEPGEHSSPRGLLLDEEAISLLHRAGADLWIDEYDLS; encoded by the coding sequence GTGATCGTCGAGCAGCAGGTCTACTTCATGATCCGGTCCGATGAACTGGATCCCGGGCAGATCAGCCAATACGTGGGCGTCGAGCCGACTCGGTCTGAGGCGAAGGAGTCACGACGCGGCAGGAAGAGTGGGCGCCTGCTACCGCCACGACACGAATGGATGCTCGACTCCGGCCTTGCGGAGACCGCCTCACTCAATGAGCAGGTGGAAGCTGTGATGAATCAGTTGGCCGGCGCCTGGGATCGAATCGGAGAGCTGACCGCTGGCGGCGCAGCGGCCACGTTGGTCATGCTTCGGTCGTTCGAACCGGGAGAGCACTCCAGCCCGCGAGGACTCCTTCTTGACGAAGAAGCCATCAGTCTTCTTCACAGAGCTGGAGCCGATCTATGGATCGACGAGTACGACTTATCGTAG
- a CDS encoding carbohydrate ABC transporter permease produces MLTRKRQRVGAKIAVLAGLCIGAAFAGLPVVWMLSTSFKTNGEVFQVPPRLITENFSFDAYGKILGDETQLRFFINSYIVAISVTVLTLFVAILAAYGFSRYNFPLKRSINAVIVTVQAVPPITLVIPYFGLVVALGLYNTYPGLILTHMVFTLPYAIIMMTAYFNTLPRELDESVKVDGASSWTALWRILVPISVPGLVAVGVYTFMISWNEYLFALTLTRTDDMRTVPIGIQLLMGQHSYEWNQMMAMSILGSIPVLVLFLLFQRRFIGGLTSGAVKA; encoded by the coding sequence GTGCTCACCCGCAAAAGGCAGCGCGTCGGCGCGAAGATCGCCGTGCTCGCAGGCTTGTGCATCGGCGCGGCCTTCGCCGGCCTTCCAGTCGTGTGGATGCTGTCGACGTCGTTCAAGACCAATGGGGAAGTTTTCCAGGTTCCGCCGCGGCTGATCACCGAGAACTTCTCGTTCGACGCCTACGGAAAGATCCTGGGCGACGAGACGCAGTTGAGGTTTTTCATCAACAGTTACATCGTCGCGATTTCGGTGACGGTCTTGACATTGTTCGTGGCAATCCTGGCGGCGTATGGATTCAGCCGCTACAACTTCCCGCTGAAGCGATCAATCAATGCCGTGATCGTCACTGTTCAGGCCGTGCCGCCCATCACGCTCGTCATTCCCTACTTTGGTCTCGTGGTGGCGCTCGGCCTTTATAATACTTATCCGGGGCTGATCCTCACGCACATGGTGTTCACCTTGCCCTATGCGATCATCATGATGACCGCGTACTTCAACACCCTGCCACGGGAATTGGATGAGTCCGTCAAGGTGGACGGGGCGTCCAGCTGGACGGCTCTCTGGCGGATCCTGGTGCCCATTTCGGTTCCTGGGCTGGTCGCCGTCGGCGTCTACACCTTCATGATCTCGTGGAACGAGTACCTGTTCGCTCTGACCCTCACTCGTACCGACGACATGCGAACCGTTCCCATCGGCATCCAGCTCCTGATGGGCCAGCACTCCTACGAGTGGAATCAGATGATGGCCATGAGCATCCTGGGGTCCATCCCGGTGCTCGTGTTGTTCCTCCTCTTCCAGCGGCGGTTCATCGGCGGCCTCACCTCCGGCGCAGTCAAGGCCTGA
- a CDS encoding MFS transporter, with the protein MRARRAPGRHRRADLHQATYREVIAIREFRALWYGQGLSLLGDQLAQVALAVLVYNRTHSALATASVYALTYLPSIVGGPLLAGLADRFPRRAVMLTCDLMRAGLVAVMAVPGIPFWALCTLVFLVVLLSAPFSAARAALLPEILAGDRYVIGSALQNMTNQAVQMLGFAAGGAMIATMGPYRALALDAATFLGSALILISGVRRRRAAHDDGSKPSMWTMTGAGARLVFGSRKLRTLVLFAWLCGFYVLPEGIAVPYAAKLYTGTLPVPVITGLLMAAMPTGTVVGAFLFSRFVSPPGRLRLMGWMAMLSCAPLVVTAMRPSLAVVLAAWFLSGIGGAYQLAANAAFVQSVPPERRAQAFGIVQSGLMAVQGIGILVGGFAAERLGPEPVVALAGITGVTCAAALAMVWTESRGDKPARVPARAVASS; encoded by the coding sequence ATGCGGGCGCGACGGGCGCCGGGACGGCATCGACGTGCGGACCTACACCAAGCCACGTATCGGGAAGTCATCGCCATCCGGGAGTTCCGGGCACTCTGGTATGGCCAGGGCCTGTCGCTCCTCGGCGACCAGCTCGCGCAGGTCGCGCTCGCCGTGCTGGTCTACAACCGCACGCACTCGGCCCTGGCCACGGCGAGCGTCTACGCGCTGACGTACCTTCCCTCGATCGTCGGCGGCCCGCTGCTGGCGGGCCTTGCGGACCGGTTCCCGCGCCGGGCCGTCATGTTGACCTGCGATCTGATGCGAGCAGGGCTGGTGGCCGTGATGGCGGTGCCCGGCATACCGTTCTGGGCGTTGTGCACGCTGGTGTTCCTCGTGGTGCTACTCAGCGCGCCGTTCTCGGCCGCGCGGGCGGCGTTGCTGCCGGAAATCCTGGCAGGCGACAGATACGTGATCGGCTCGGCCCTCCAGAACATGACGAACCAGGCCGTTCAGATGCTCGGTTTCGCGGCGGGCGGAGCGATGATCGCCACGATGGGCCCGTACCGGGCACTCGCCCTCGACGCGGCGACGTTCCTCGGCTCCGCGCTGATCCTGATCTCCGGCGTCCGCCGCCGGCGCGCCGCCCACGACGACGGCTCGAAGCCGTCCATGTGGACCATGACCGGGGCGGGAGCCAGGCTCGTCTTCGGGTCGAGGAAGCTGCGGACGCTCGTCCTGTTCGCCTGGCTGTGCGGCTTCTACGTGCTCCCCGAAGGCATCGCCGTGCCGTACGCGGCCAAGCTCTACACGGGCACCTTGCCGGTCCCCGTGATCACCGGGCTGCTCATGGCGGCCATGCCGACCGGGACGGTGGTGGGGGCGTTCCTTTTCAGCAGGTTCGTGTCACCGCCGGGGCGGCTGCGGCTCATGGGCTGGATGGCCATGCTGAGCTGCGCGCCCCTGGTCGTGACCGCGATGCGGCCGTCGCTGGCCGTGGTGCTGGCGGCGTGGTTTCTGTCGGGGATCGGTGGGGCGTACCAACTCGCGGCCAATGCCGCCTTCGTCCAGTCCGTTCCGCCCGAACGTCGCGCCCAGGCGTTCGGGATCGTGCAGTCGGGGCTGATGGCCGTACAGGGGATCGGGATCTTGGTGGGTGGGTTCGCGGCGGAGAGACTCGGTCCTGAGCCGGTGGTCGCGCTGGCCGGGATCACCGGGGTCACCTGCGCGGCCGCGCTCGCCATGGTCTGGACCGAGTCTCGGGGGGACAAGCCCGCCCGGGTGCCTGCCCGGGCCGTGGCCTCATCATGA
- a CDS encoding acyl-CoA dehydrogenase family protein, translating to MDDLLRLDERLNADQRLIRDTVRSFVSDRILPHVGDWFEEATFPARDLAPELGSLGLLGMHLQGYGCAGTDAVSYGVACRELEAGDSGLRSFVSVQGSLAMFPIWRYGSDEQKDEWLPRMSAGEAIGCFGLTEPDHGSDPAGMRTYAKKDGSDWILNGSKMWITNGSIADVAVVWAQTDEGIRGFVVPTSTPGFSAPEIHKKLSLRASITSSLYFDDVRLPESAVLPGVAGLKGPLSCLSEARFGIVWGVVGAARACLESAVEYAKTRVQFDKPIGAFQLTQEKLAWMYVGLAQAGLTALHLGELKDAGRLEPRQISFGKLANVRAALDIARQARSILGGNGITLEYPVIRHMNNLESVLTYEGTQEIHTLVLGEALTGIAAYR from the coding sequence ATGGACGACCTGCTTCGCCTCGACGAGCGGCTCAACGCCGACCAGCGGCTGATCCGCGACACGGTCAGATCCTTCGTCTCCGACCGCATCCTGCCGCACGTCGGGGACTGGTTCGAGGAGGCCACCTTCCCGGCGCGCGACCTCGCGCCCGAGCTCGGCTCGCTCGGCCTGCTCGGCATGCACCTGCAGGGGTACGGCTGCGCCGGGACGGACGCGGTGTCGTACGGCGTGGCCTGCCGGGAGCTGGAGGCGGGCGATTCCGGGCTGCGTTCGTTCGTGTCCGTCCAGGGTTCGCTGGCCATGTTCCCGATCTGGCGGTACGGCTCGGATGAGCAGAAGGATGAGTGGCTGCCCCGGATGTCCGCCGGCGAGGCGATCGGCTGCTTCGGCCTGACGGAGCCGGACCATGGGTCCGATCCAGCCGGCATGCGGACGTACGCCAAGAAAGACGGATCCGACTGGATCCTGAACGGCAGCAAGATGTGGATCACCAACGGCTCGATCGCCGACGTGGCCGTGGTCTGGGCGCAGACCGACGAGGGCATCCGCGGCTTCGTCGTGCCGACCTCCACCCCCGGCTTCTCCGCCCCCGAGATCCACAAGAAGTTGTCCCTTCGCGCCTCCATCACCTCATCCCTCTACTTCGACGATGTGCGTCTGCCCGAGTCCGCTGTGCTTCCGGGGGTCGCCGGCTTGAAGGGGCCGCTGTCGTGCCTGTCGGAGGCCCGCTTCGGCATCGTCTGGGGCGTGGTGGGCGCCGCGCGCGCGTGCTTGGAGTCGGCCGTCGAGTACGCGAAGACGCGCGTTCAGTTCGACAAGCCGATCGGGGCGTTCCAGCTGACGCAGGAGAAACTGGCCTGGATGTACGTGGGGCTGGCCCAGGCCGGTCTTACCGCGCTGCATCTCGGGGAGCTCAAGGACGCGGGGCGGCTGGAGCCGCGGCAGATCAGCTTCGGCAAGCTGGCCAACGTACGGGCGGCGCTGGACATCGCCCGGCAGGCGCGGTCCATCTTGGGAGGGAACGGGATCACGCTGGAGTATCCGGTGATCAGGCACATGAACAACCTCGAGAGTGTCCTGACGTACGAAGGGACCCAGGAAATTCACACGCTGGTGCTCGGGGAGGCGCTCACCGGGATCGCCGCGTACCGTTGA
- a CDS encoding DeoR/GlpR family DNA-binding transcription regulator — translation MTLDEEDRQRRLPAGRKAQLAAYVAEAGQVTVSALAERFGVSIDTIRRDLDQLSADGVLVRTYGGAVSQSTLSRVDRAVDVRLKMEEREKEKIAVLAASLVKDGSTVMMNGGTTTLAVARNLRDHRDLTVVTNSLLVPPALSPSAVRDVYFFGGAVRTLTLTTIGPVSFQASDGSELDISCDLALIGVGAVSAAAGYTTSNLAEAAMMREMISRAARVAILADSSKFGRRLFAQVSELGGADYLVTDSTPPLDLLDALTENEVELITPETVEDASEGNQDPQ, via the coding sequence GTGACTCTTGACGAAGAGGATCGGCAGCGTCGTCTACCTGCAGGACGTAAAGCCCAACTGGCGGCATACGTCGCAGAGGCCGGGCAGGTCACGGTCAGCGCACTCGCAGAGCGCTTCGGCGTCTCCATCGACACGATCCGGCGGGACTTGGACCAGCTCAGCGCCGACGGCGTCTTGGTCCGCACCTATGGCGGAGCGGTCAGTCAGTCGACCCTTTCCCGGGTCGACCGGGCCGTGGACGTGCGGCTCAAGATGGAAGAACGCGAGAAGGAGAAGATTGCAGTACTTGCCGCGTCGCTGGTCAAAGATGGGTCAACCGTCATGATGAACGGCGGTACGACCACGCTTGCCGTGGCCCGGAACCTGCGCGACCATCGAGACCTGACAGTGGTGACGAACAGTCTGCTCGTGCCCCCGGCGCTGTCGCCCTCAGCCGTCCGCGACGTGTACTTCTTCGGCGGCGCAGTCCGCACTCTCACGCTGACCACCATCGGCCCCGTCAGCTTCCAGGCGTCCGACGGAAGCGAGCTGGACATCAGCTGCGATCTGGCGTTGATCGGGGTCGGCGCCGTTTCAGCGGCCGCCGGGTACACGACGAGCAACCTCGCCGAGGCGGCGATGATGCGAGAGATGATCTCTCGGGCGGCGCGCGTGGCGATCCTGGCTGACTCGTCCAAGTTCGGTCGCCGGCTCTTCGCCCAGGTGTCCGAACTCGGGGGCGCCGACTACCTCGTCACAGACTCCACCCCGCCGCTTGATCTTTTGGACGCACTGACGGAGAACGAGGTAGAACTGATCACGCCGGAAACCGTCGAAGACGCCTCTGAAGGCAATCAAGATCCCCAGTAG